The following proteins are encoded in a genomic region of Sesamum indicum cultivar Zhongzhi No. 13 linkage group LG8, S_indicum_v1.0, whole genome shotgun sequence:
- the LOC105168711 gene encoding uncharacterized protein LOC105168711, producing the protein MIMEGTTGEGSSGKLERKTIEKNRRNLMKSLCFKLVSLIPPPHRHFDSSKVEELSQKDQVEQATTYIKLLTQRVEEMRRRKSQALMTASASTSIMGGSKLPVLEIRELGSNLEVVLISGLCKTFMLHQIISILQEEGAEVVNVNVSNIAGQTFHTIHAQVKVPRVGVDTSGIRMRIQELIS; encoded by the exons ATGATAATGGAGGGTACTACAGGTGAGGGGAGTTCGGGCAAACTGGAGAGAAAGACCATAGAAAAAAATCGAAGGAATCTGATGAAGAGTCTTTGCTTCAAGCTGGTTTCCTTAATCCCTCCACCTCATCGCCATTTCGACTCATCAAAG GTGGAGGAGTTGTCGCAGAAGGATCAGGTGGAGCAGGCGACTACCTACATCAAGCTATTGACACAAAGAGTTGAAGAAATGAGGAGAAGAAAATCACAAGCTCTGATGACAGCGAGTGCGAGTACTAGTATTATGGGTGGATCAAAGTTGCCAGTTCTGGAAATACGAGAATTAGGTTCGAATTTGGAGGTGGTTTTGATCAGTGGGCTCTGCAAAACTTTCATGCTGCATCAAATTATTAGCATACTCCAAGAAGAAGGAGCTGAAGTCGTCAATGTTAATGTCTCCAACATTGCTGGCCAGACTTTCCATACAATCCATGCTCAG GTGAAAGTTCCGAGGGTTGGTGTGGACACTTCGGGAATACGTATGAGGATACAGGAGTTGATTTCTTAG